The Mariluticola halotolerans nucleotide sequence GACGGACGAGGATTGTTTGATTCTGTTCTTGCTGCCTGACGCCTGAAACGCCGCCGTGGGGAGGCCACCATGAACACACGCAAACTCGTCGCACTGATCGGTTTTTGTTTGGGGTCGGCTACGATGATCGCGCAGCTGCTTCTGACCGTTTCCATTCGTCTTGATGAAGGCGACACGCTGTTTCTGGCGGTGGTGCATTATCTCAGCTTCCTCACCTATCTTGCCAATATCGGCGTTGTGCTGGTCTATGCAGGGGAAATATTCTCCTGGCGGCCGCTCAAATGGTTCACGCGCGTGCAGGTGCAGGCCTCTGCGCTGGCGACCATTATGCTGGTTGCCCTTTTCTACCACTTCATTCTCAAGGCAACGCTGGAGCCGCCGGTGGGTATCGATGTCTATCTCGACCCGCTCAAGCATTATGTGTTGCCGGCCCTTTATGTGATCTGGTGGGTCTTGTGGCCTGCGGGGGGCAAATTGCGCCTTGCAGACCTGCCACTGCTTGCCATACCCGGCGTTGTTTACCCCGCCTTTGTCTTTTTGCGCGGGGCGCTGGTGAATGACTATCCCTATTCTGTGATTGATGTGCGCCCGGCTGGCTATGGCCCGGCCCTCACCTATGCGGCGGCTGTTGTGGTGGGGTTCACCCTGCTTTGCCTCCTGATCATCATCATTGATCGCCTGATCGCCCGGATCAAACCTGCCGGTGTACCCGCGCAATGATCTTCAATCGCCTGCTTGCACTTGCTGGTGTCCTCATCGGCCTTGCCGCCCTGGCATTGCAGTTTTCCCTGACGATTCCGGCATCGCTGGCCGCCGGGCGCAATATCGTCATGTCGGTTGTGTTCTATTTCAGCTTTTTCACCATTCTGACCAATATCGCCCTGGTGCTGGTCTATGCGGCAAGCCTTTCGGGTGGCCGCTGGTTTTCCAGGCTCGACACACCTTTGGCGCGGGCCAGCGCGGCGGCGGCAATTGCGTTGGTGAGCGGCTTTTATCATCTGTTTCTCGCAGCCCTTTGGCGGCCTGAGGGGCTGTTTCTTGTGTGCGACGTCGCACTGCACTACATAACCCCTGCAATCTATCTTATCTGGTTCGTTGTTTATGGCCGTAGCGGCACATTGCGACTGGCCAATATTCCCGCCATGCTGGCGGCACCCCTGCTCTATCTCGTCTATGTGATGATCCGTGGTGCCCTGATTGGCGAATACCCCTATCCCGTGCTCGATGCGGGCGAACTGGGTTACCTGAGAGTGGGCATCAATGCTGTTGCCCTGTTTCTTACCCTGACGGCGCTCAGTGCCATGGCTATTGGCATTGATCGCTTCAAACCCCGGCCTAAATCCAGCGCCGAAGCGAAGTGACATGATCCCGAACGAACCGCAAATCACCCCCGACCTGATCGCCAATCACGGTTTGAAGCCGGACGAGTATCAAAAGATACTCGACCTGATCGGGCGCGAGCCGAGCTTTACTGAACTCGGCATTTTTTCGGCCATGTGGAATGAGCATTGTTCCTATAAAAGCTCGAAGAAATGGCTCAAAACCCTGCCGACAACTGGACCAAGGGTGATTCAGGGACCGGGGGAAAATGCTGGTGTCGTTGATATCGGCGACGGGCAGGCCGTGGTTTTCAAGATGGAGAGCCATAACCACCCCTCATTCATCGAACCCTATCAGGGTGCGGCGACCGGGGTCGGCGGCATTCTGCGCGACGTGTTCACCATGGGCGCGCGCCCCGTGGCGGCGATGAACGCGCTGCGCTTTGGTGCCCCCGAGCACGAAAAGACCCGCCATCTTGTCTCCGGCGTTGTGGCCGGCGTGGGCGGTTACGGCAATTCGTTTGGCGTGCCGACCGTGGGCGGCGAAGTGGAATTTGACGCGCGCTATAACGGCAATATTCTGGTCAATGCGTTTGCGGCGGGCCTTGCCGATGCCGACAAGATTTTTTACTCCGAAGCCAAGGGCGTTGGCCTGCCGGTTGTCTATCTCGGTGCCAAGACCGGGCGCGACGGTGTGGGCGGCGCGACCATGGCATCGGCAGAATTCGGCGATGATATTGATGAGAAGCGCCCCACAGTGCAGGTTGGTGATCCGTTCACCGAAAAGCGCCTGCTTGATGCTTGTCTCGAACTGATGCAGACCGGCGCGGTGATTGCCATTCAGGATATGGGGGCTGCGGGCCTCACCTGTTCAGCCGTTGAAATGGGTGCCAAGGGCGGGCTTGGGGTTGAACTCAATCTCGATCTGGTGCCGGTGCGCGAAGACAATATGACCGCCTATGAGATGATGCTCTCGGAAAGCCAGGAGCGCATGCTCATGGTCTTGCATCCCGAAAAAGAAGCTGCGGCCCGCGCCGTTTTTGAAAAGTGGGAACTCGATTTTGCCACCGTTGGCAAAACCACCGATGACCGGCGCTTCCGCGTGCTATGGCAGGGCACGGAAGTTGCCAATCTGCCGATCATGGAACTGGGCGATGAAGCGCCGGAATATGATCGTCCCTGGGTTGAGCCGAAACCAAACCCGGCGCTTGGCGAAGCTCTGCCCAATGTCGATATTGCCGATGCATTGCTGCAACTGGTCGGCTCGCCGGCCCTCTCCTCACGCCGCTGGGTGTGGGAGCAATATGACACGCTGATCCAGGGCAATTCGCTGCAATTGCCGGGCGGCGATGCCGGGGTGATCCGTGTTGAAGGCCACCCGACCAAAGCTTTGGCCTTTTCCTCTGACGTGACGCCGCGCTATTGCGAGGCCGACCCTTATGAGGGCGGCAAGCAGGCCGTGGCCGAATGCTGGCGCAATATCACGGCGACTGGCGCCGAGCCCCTCGCCTCAACCGACAATCTCAATTTCGGCAATCCCGAAAAGCCTGAAATCATGGGCCAGCTGGTTTTTGCCATCAAGGGCATTGGCGAGGCCTGCACGGCGCTTGGCTTCCCCATCGTTTCGGGCAATGTCTCGCTTTACAATGAAACCAATGGTGTTGGCATTCTGCCCACCCCGACCATGGCCGGTGTCGGCCTGATCGAGGATTGGGGCAAGATGGCCCGCGTCGGTTTTGCGGCCGAAGGTGAAGCCATTCTGCTGATCGGTGCGCCCGAGAGCTGGGGCAGCCATCTGGGCCAGTCGGTGTTTTTGCGCGATATCCATGACCGTCGCGACGGACCGCCGCCGCCGGTGGATCTGGTCGCCGAAAAGAAGAATGGCGATTTTGTGCGCGGCCTGATCCGTTCAGGCATCGCCACCGCCGTGCATGACTGCTCTGATGGCGGTCTCGGTGTCGCTGTGGCCGAAATGAGCATGGCATCGGGCATTGGCGCGACCATTTCGCCAAACAATATCGGCAGCGATGCTGCCACCTTCTTTGGCGAAGATCAGGGCCGCTATGTTCTCAGCGTCAAGCGCGACGACATGCCGGGCGTGATCGACAAGGCCAGCGCGGCCGGGGTGAGTGCTGTGTGGATCGGCTCGACAGGCGGCAGCGAGTTGAAGCTTGGCGATGCACGTGCCATATCTGTTTCAAACCTCAAGTCAGCGCATGAGAGCTGGTTCCCCGATTATATGCGCGGTGAATTTGCAGCGGCCGCTGAATAGGAAGAAATGACCTGCCCCGCCGGCACTCCCGGCGCGGGCCTTCAGGAGAATTTAAAATGGCTATGGATGCCGCTGAAATCGAACATCTGATCAAGGCTGCATTGCCCGACGCGACGGTCGAAATCCGTGACTTGGCGGGGGATGGCGACCATTACGCGGCGACTGTTGTTTCCGCGGCTTTCAAGGGCAAATCCCGTGTGCAGCAGCACCAGATGGTGTATGCAGCCCTCAAAGGCAATATGGGCGGTGTGTTGCATGCCCTGGCGCTGCAAACCAGCGCGCCGGACTGACCGAGGGCACCGCTCTTTCACCTACCGATATTCTGTGAGGTACCCGCGCAAATTGCGCGGGTATTCTTTTTTAACTCATAAGTCTGATGTTTTGATATAAGTTGCATGGCTTATCCGAAAAACTCGTGCGTATTGCATGCAAGACATGCACTTTGCCGAGACGGATATGCTAATGATGCAAGCGCGCAATGCGAAAGTCTGGCCTTGTGAACGATTTGGCGGGAATCAAATCCTCACAAAAATACAGTGCCTGACCGACGCAGGGAGGAACCAGTTTGGCCGTCCGGGGGTATATGTGGATGTAGAGAAGGAGCTTACGCTCGCGCTCCTGAAGATGGCAGACCGCATCGCGGCTGAATCCAAAGGTGCGTATTACCCTGTCGAGTTCCGAAATGCCGTGGAAACGCAAGGGGGGCTTGCTGTCGCCAAAGAGCGGATTAATCAGCCTATTTCAGAGGGGTTTATGCGGCTGGTCAAGCTGCAGCGCGTCGACCTTAGCCTGGAAGCAGTAATCCTCTCCTCTCCACAATTCCACGCGCTGTTCACGCCGGCGGAACTGGCGATTTGCCGATACAGGACAACAAAACTCTAGCGCGTTCGGGCCCCTCCCCTCGACATCCAGCAAACGATAACCTATCTATCTGGAAACTGTTCCCTGGTCCTTTGAACCAGGGCAAATCGAGGTATTCCCATGAGCGACATCAACGCCTTCATCGACAATTCGGTCAAGTCCAACGACGTATTCCTGTTCATGAAGGGCACACCGGATTTTCCGCAATGCGGCTTTTCCGGTCAGGTTGTGCAGATCCTGAACTATATCGGCGTCGAATATTCCTCCGCCAATGTGCTTGAGAGCGACGAATTGCGTGACGGGATCAAGACCTTCACCAACTGGCCGACCATCCCGCAGCTTTATGTGAAGGGCGAATTTGTCGGCGGCGCGGACATCGTCAAGGAAATGTTCCAGGCCGGCGAGTTGCAGAGCCTCCTGAGTGAAAAGGGCATTGCTGTCAAAAGCGACGCCTGAGCCTGCCCCCTGCTTACATCCGCGAAACGCATCAACACTAGAACATCACTAGTGTTGATGGCAGCGATCAGTTCTATTTAATTGCGTGATCGCGCTGACCGGTCATAACATGACGCCTTCCCTGTGAAGGACAAGTCATGATCGCCGTTGATTCTCTTTCCCGCCGTGTTCCGTTGTGGCTGATTATCGGCGCTGGCTGCATTATCGCCATGACCACCTTTGGCATCCGGTCGACAATGGGCCTGTTCACCCTGCCCATTACCGAGGACATGGGCTGGTCACGCGAAAGCTATGGTATCGCCATGGCGGTGCAGAACCTTGTCTGGGGGTTTGCCCAGCCGATTGCCGGCGGTCTGGCAGACAAATACGGCACCACGCGCATCCTCATTCTTGGTACGCTTATATATCTCGCAGGGCTTGCGGGCATGGCCTTCTCCCCGTCCGAGGGCACCTTTTTTCTTACCGCCGGGCTGATGATGGGAACCGGCATCGGCACCGCGTCCTTTGGCATTGTCATGGCCGCGTTTGGCCGTGCCGTGCCGCCTGAAAAGCGCAGCGTTGTCTATGGCATTGCCACCGCCGCCTCTTCATTCGGCCAGTTCCTGTTCGCGCCGCTCGGCCAGGCTTTCATCTCCAGTTTTGGCTGGCAGATGGCATTGCTCTATCTCGCCGCGATCGTTTTGATTGTCATTCCCCTGGCGGTGCCGCTGATGGGCAAATCCTCCGGTGTCGATCAGGGGCGTGCTGACCTGCCCTTTCGCGAAGCGCTATCCCGGGCGTGGGCGCATGGCTCCTACAAGCTTCTGGTGATCGGCTTTTTTGTGTGCGGCTTTCATCTCGCCTTCGTCACGGTGCACATGCCGGCCTATCTTGTGCAATGCGGGCTCAGCCCTGCAGTTGGCAGCTGGGCGATTGCCATTATCGGCCTGTTCAATGTGGTGGGCTCGCTGATGGCCGGCTGGCTGGGCGGGCTGTTGCCAAAGCGCTATCTGCTCTCTTCTATCTATCTGACGCGGGCTGTTGCCACCGCCGTCTTCCTCATCATCCCCGTGTCCGAGGTGACCGCCTATATTTACGCTGCGACCCTTGGCATGGTTTGGCTCGCCACCGTGCCGTTGACCGCGGGGCTGGTTACCCAGTTTTTCGGGCCGCGCTATCTGGGCATGCTCTATGGCGTGGCCTTTCTG carries:
- the grxD gene encoding Grx4 family monothiol glutaredoxin; translation: MSDINAFIDNSVKSNDVFLFMKGTPDFPQCGFSGQVVQILNYIGVEYSSANVLESDELRDGIKTFTNWPTIPQLYVKGEFVGGADIVKEMFQAGELQSLLSEKGIAVKSDA
- the purL gene encoding phosphoribosylformylglycinamidine synthase subunit PurL produces the protein MIPNEPQITPDLIANHGLKPDEYQKILDLIGREPSFTELGIFSAMWNEHCSYKSSKKWLKTLPTTGPRVIQGPGENAGVVDIGDGQAVVFKMESHNHPSFIEPYQGAATGVGGILRDVFTMGARPVAAMNALRFGAPEHEKTRHLVSGVVAGVGGYGNSFGVPTVGGEVEFDARYNGNILVNAFAAGLADADKIFYSEAKGVGLPVVYLGAKTGRDGVGGATMASAEFGDDIDEKRPTVQVGDPFTEKRLLDACLELMQTGAVIAIQDMGAAGLTCSAVEMGAKGGLGVELNLDLVPVREDNMTAYEMMLSESQERMLMVLHPEKEAAARAVFEKWELDFATVGKTTDDRRFRVLWQGTEVANLPIMELGDEAPEYDRPWVEPKPNPALGEALPNVDIADALLQLVGSPALSSRRWVWEQYDTLIQGNSLQLPGGDAGVIRVEGHPTKALAFSSDVTPRYCEADPYEGGKQAVAECWRNITATGAEPLASTDNLNFGNPEKPEIMGQLVFAIKGIGEACTALGFPIVSGNVSLYNETNGVGILPTPTMAGVGLIEDWGKMARVGFAAEGEAILLIGAPESWGSHLGQSVFLRDIHDRRDGPPPPVDLVAEKKNGDFVRGLIRSGIATAVHDCSDGGLGVAVAEMSMASGIGATISPNNIGSDAATFFGEDQGRYVLSVKRDDMPGVIDKASAAGVSAVWIGSTGGSELKLGDARAISVSNLKSAHESWFPDYMRGEFAAAAE
- a CDS encoding Pr6Pr family membrane protein is translated as MNTRKLVALIGFCLGSATMIAQLLLTVSIRLDEGDTLFLAVVHYLSFLTYLANIGVVLVYAGEIFSWRPLKWFTRVQVQASALATIMLVALFYHFILKATLEPPVGIDVYLDPLKHYVLPALYVIWWVLWPAGGKLRLADLPLLAIPGVVYPAFVFLRGALVNDYPYSVIDVRPAGYGPALTYAAAVVVGFTLLCLLIIIIDRLIARIKPAGVPAQ
- a CDS encoding BolA family protein, whose product is MAMDAAEIEHLIKAALPDATVEIRDLAGDGDHYAATVVSAAFKGKSRVQQHQMVYAALKGNMGGVLHALALQTSAPD
- a CDS encoding MFS transporter translates to MIAVDSLSRRVPLWLIIGAGCIIAMTTFGIRSTMGLFTLPITEDMGWSRESYGIAMAVQNLVWGFAQPIAGGLADKYGTTRILILGTLIYLAGLAGMAFSPSEGTFFLTAGLMMGTGIGTASFGIVMAAFGRAVPPEKRSVVYGIATAASSFGQFLFAPLGQAFISSFGWQMALLYLAAIVLIVIPLAVPLMGKSSGVDQGRADLPFREALSRAWAHGSYKLLVIGFFVCGFHLAFVTVHMPAYLVQCGLSPAVGSWAIAIIGLFNVVGSLMAGWLGGLLPKRYLLSSIYLTRAVATAVFLIIPVSEVTAYIYAATLGMVWLATVPLTAGLVTQFFGPRYLGMLYGVAFLSHQVGSFFGIWMGGWVYDATGSYSLVWYLGILLGLASAAIHLPIRERDAASFAAVPV
- a CDS encoding Pr6Pr family membrane protein, translated to MIFNRLLALAGVLIGLAALALQFSLTIPASLAAGRNIVMSVVFYFSFFTILTNIALVLVYAASLSGGRWFSRLDTPLARASAAAAIALVSGFYHLFLAALWRPEGLFLVCDVALHYITPAIYLIWFVVYGRSGTLRLANIPAMLAAPLLYLVYVMIRGALIGEYPYPVLDAGELGYLRVGINAVALFLTLTALSAMAIGIDRFKPRPKSSAEAK